DNA from Aliarcobacter skirrowii CCUG 10374:
TTTAAGTTTTAAATATAAATTTAAAGCCTCTTTTTTTGATTCATTCTCATTTAAATCAGCAATAACTTCATCTTTTGCCTCTTCAAAAGATTTAAGTTTTCCATCTTCAAATCTATAATCAAGTTTAAATCTATCATAATATTTTAAAATCTCATCTTCTTTTATATTACTATTTTTAATATCATACTTTTTAATCTCTAATTCAAAACTAGGAGTGCTATTGTAGTTTGAACTATTTTGTTCAAAATACTCTTTTACCATCTTCTCATCAATTTTCAGATTTATATCATCTATTGATAAAATTTTATATTCAATATCATCTTCAATAAATAGAAGCTTACCAATATTTTCTAACTCATTATCACTAACATTTAAAGAGAAAATTGCTTGAATTTTTTGAAAAAGTATTGTATCTTTTAGGCTATTTTCAAACTCTTGTGGTGTAATTCTATTTTGAGCTAAAACTTTTACATATTGTTCTTTACTAAATTTACCATCAACTTTAAACTCTTCATATTTTAAAATCTCTTTAGCTATCTCTTCATCAGTTGTAATTAAACCTAAATCTTCACCATAAACTAAAAGTAATTTTTTTTGTAAAAGTTGAGATAGAGCAATATCCTCAAGTCTTAATTGCTTTGCTAACTCTTGATTAAATGAATCTCCAAATAGTTGTGCATATTGTCCATATAAACTTGAATACTCTTTATTTAACTCTTCAAAATTTATCTCTTTATTTCCAATAGTTGCTACTACTGATCCTTTTGAACCATAGTTATATGATCCCCAACCAACGAATCCAGCACCAACAAAGGCAATAGTACTAATCCAAATAGTAATAACCAACCACTTTTTATGTCTTTGCATCCAAGTTATCATAAATATAAATCCTCATTGAAATTTTTAGCTATTATGATACAAAAATCTTGCTTGTATGTTATTTAAAGTGTTATGCTTAGTGTATTGTTTTGCTCATTTTCTATTTTACTATCTAACAAATCATTTATTACACTCTCTCGTTTTGTTATCTCTATTTTTTTACAAGCACTTTTAAAAGCCTCTTCCTCTCCAACAATAAAACACATATCTTTTGCTCTTGTAATTGCTGTGTAAAGAAGTTTTGTATTGTGCATTATGTAGTGCGAAAAACTCATTGGAATTAGTGCATTTTCATACTCCATTCCTTGAGTTTTATGTATTGTTAAACAGTATGCCAAATTTAGAAGTGAGCTAATATTATCAAAATCATAAAAAACTACCATATCATCATTTGGATATAAAACAATACACTTTTGCTCATCAAAATCAAGTTTTATTATAAGCCCTAACTGTCCATTATAGACTCTTCTTTCCATATATTCACTTGAATTTGATTTATACATACTCATAGTTTGAGCTTTCATATTCTCATTTTTTATATGAATAACCTTATCGGTTAGTTTATACTCCATCTCTTTTATTTTTAAACTTCTATTTTTTGTATGATTAAAGAGTCTTTGAAGTTCAGTATTTAAGTTATCTACTCCTAATATTCCAGCTTTCATAGGGGTAATTACTTGAAAAAGAGTCAAAGCTTTACTTATGTTTTTTGCTTTTATATAGTCATAATATTGAACTATATAATCACTTGCAATATTTAAAATAGTATTTAAAATATACTCACTATTTTCAACTCTTAAATCAAAAAATTCATTTTGATTTAGTGAATTTTTAACACCATAATAGTTTTTAATAGATACATCAATAAATTTAAAATCTTCAAAATCCTCTTTATAGTTTGGTAACTCACCTTTTCTTATCTCAT
Protein-coding regions in this window:
- a CDS encoding peptidylprolyl isomerase, with amino-acid sequence MITWMQRHKKWLVITIWISTIAFVGAGFVGWGSYNYGSKGSVVATIGNKEINFEELNKEYSSLYGQYAQLFGDSFNQELAKQLRLEDIALSQLLQKKLLLVYGEDLGLITTDEEIAKEILKYEEFKVDGKFSKEQYVKVLAQNRITPQEFENSLKDTILFQKIQAIFSLNVSDNELENIGKLLFIEDDIEYKILSIDDINLKIDEKMVKEYFEQNSSNYNSTPSFELEIKKYDIKNSNIKEDEILKYYDRFKLDYRFEDGKLKSFEEAKDEVIADLNENESKKEALNLYLKLKKGEENFDSKRVYAEDKIPFSSENIEKILEQKEGDITRPFLEKNSFYIVKVVKKIPSKPLTFEEAKTMVYADALLDKKHEALDAKIDKELTNFKGSVVKNINRASSSKIKGLSQDEAQEFLNNLFVTTSKESSIKFDDKAVMFRIVDSRLKNYSEQNSNLVKQEIGSLVENELLTNLLKKLEQKYEIKTYMQNKE